A region from the Ovis aries strain OAR_USU_Benz2616 breed Rambouillet chromosome 22, ARS-UI_Ramb_v3.0, whole genome shotgun sequence genome encodes:
- the NFKB2 gene encoding nuclear factor NF-kappa-B p100 subunit isoform X8, with protein MDSCYDPGLDGIIEYDDFKFNPSIVEPKEPAPETADGPYLVIVEQPKQRGFRFRYGCEGPSHGGLPGASSEKGRKTYPTVKICNYEGPAKIEVDLVTHSDPPRAHAHSLVGKQCSELGVCAVSVGPKDMTAQFNNLGVLHVTKKNMMEIMIQKLQRQRLRSRPQGLTEAERRELEQEAKELKKVMDLSIVRLRFSAFLRASDGSFSLPLKPVISQPIHDSKSPGASNLKISRMDKTAGSVRGGDEVYLLCDKVQKDDIEVRFYEDDENGWQAFGDFSPTDVHKQYAIVFRTPPYHKMKIERPVTVFLQLKRKRGGDVSDSKQFTYYPLVEGGSLGFFPSSLAYSPYQSGAAPMGCYPGGGGGAQMAAETPSVDAGEEAAEPSAPPGTPEREQQAPELLHRAREYNARLFGLAQRSARALLDYGVTADARSLLAGQRHLLTAQDENGDTPLHLAIIHGQTTVIEQIAHVIYHAPHLGVVNITNHLHQTPLHLAVITGQTKVVSFLLQVGADPALLDRHGDSAVHLALRAGASAPDMLCTLLRSGVPAMPQLLHVPDFEGLYPVHLAVRARSPECLDLLVENGAEVEAAERQGGRTALHLATEMEELGLVTHLVTKLRANVNARTFAGNTPLHLAAGLGSPTLTRLLLKAGADVHAENEEPLCPLPSPPTSGSDSDSESPERDTRGSFRGHTPLDLTRSSKVKTLLLNAAQDTMAPPLTPPSPAGPEIPLEDTVLQNLEHLLDGPGAQGSWAELAERLGLRSLVDTYRRTASPSGSLLRSYQLAGGDLAGLLNALSDMGLEEGVRLLKGPETQEKLPSTEVKEDSAYGSQSVEQETEKLGPPPEPPGGLCHGRPQPQVH; from the exons ATGGACAGTTGCTACGACCCA ggtctggatggcatcattgaataTGATGATTTCAAATTCAACCCGTCCATTGTGGAGCCCAAGGAGCCAGCCCCAGAGACAG ctgATGGTCCCTACCTGGTGATTGTGGAACAGCCTAAGCAG CGAGGCTTCCGATTTCGATATGGCTGTGAAGGCCCTTCCCATGGAGGACTGCCAGGTGCCTCTAGCGAGAAGGGCCGGAAGACTTATCCCACGGTCAAG ATCTGTAACTACGAGGGACCTGCCAAGATTGAGGTGGACCTGGTAACACACAGTGACCCACCTCGTGCCCATGCTCACAGTCTGGTGGGCAAACAGTGCTCGGAGCTGGGGGTCTGCGCAGTGTCTGTGGGGCCCAAGGACATGACTGCCCA ATTTAACAACCTGGGTGTCCTCCATGTGACTAAAAAGAACATGATGGAGATTATGATACAAAAACTTCAGAGGCAGCGTCTTCGCTCCAGGCCCCAGGGCCTTACGG AGGCTGAGCGTCGAGAGTTGGAGCAGGAGGCCAAGGAACTGAAGAAGGTGATGGATCTGAGCATTGTGCGACTGCGCTTTTCTGCCTTCCTTCGAGCCAGTGATGGCTCCTTCTCTCTGCCCCTGAAGCCAGTTATCTCCCAGCCCATACATGACAGCA AGTCTCCTGGAGCCTCAAACCTGAAGATTTCTCGAATGGACAAGACAGCTGGCTCTGTGCGGGGTGGAGATGAGGTTTATCTGCTCTGTGACAAGGTGCAGAAAG ATGACATCGAGGTTCGGTTCTACGAGGATGATGAGAATGGATGGCAAGCCTTTGGGGACTTCTCTCCCACAGATGTTCACAAACAG TATGCCATTGTGTTCCGGACACCTCCCTATCACAAGATGAAGATTGAGCGTCCTGTAACCGTGTTCCTGCAACTGAAACGCAAGCGTGGGGGGGATGTCTCTGACTCCAAACAGTTCACCTATTATCCTCTGGTAGAAG GTGGCAGCCTCGgctttttcccctcctccttggcCTACAGCCCCTACCAGTCGGGCGCGGCCCCCATGGGCTGCTACccgggaggagggggtggggcccAGATGGCCGCCGAGACGCCTAGTGTGGATGCTGGGGAGGAAGCAGCAGAGCCGAGCGCGCCCCCCGGGACGCCCGAGCGCGAACAGCAAGCCCCGGAGCTGCTGCATCGAG CCCGGGAGTACAACGCACGGCTGTTCGGCCTGGCGCAGCGCAGCGCTCGAGCCTTGCTGGACTACGGCGTCACGGCGGACGCGCGCTCGCTGCTGGCGGGACAGCGCCACCTGCTGACGGCACAGGATGAGAACGGAGACAC GCCGCTGCACTTGGCCATCATCCACGGGCAGACCACCGTCATTGAGCAAATAGCTCACGTCATCTACCACGCCCCACACCTCGGCGTGGTTAATATCACCAATCATTTGCACCAG ACGCCCCTGCACCTGGCAGTGATCACAGGGCAGACGAAGGTGGTGAGCTTCCTGCTGCAGGTGGGCGCAGACCCAGCACTGCTGGATCGGCATGGAGACTCAGCAGTGCACCTGGCACTCCGGGCAGGTGCCAGCGCCCCCGACATGCTGTGCACCCTGCTGCGGAGTGGGGTTCCTGCCATGCCCCAACTGCTGCATGTGCCCGACTTCGAAG GGCTATACCCAGTCCACCTGGCAGTCCGTGCCCGAAGCCCCGAGTGCCTCGATCTGCTGGTGGAGAATGGGGCTGAAGTGGAGGCTGCAGAGCGTCAGGGGGGCCGGACAGCCCTGCATCTAGCCACAGAGATGGAGGAGCTGGGGTTGGTCACCCATCTCGTTACCAAG CTCCGGGCCAACGTGAATGCCCGAACCTTTGCGGGAAACACACCCCTACATCTGGCAGCTGGACTGGGATCCCCAACCCTCACCCGCCTCCTTCTGAAGGCTG GTGCTGACGTCCACGCAGAGAACGAGGAGCCCCTGTGCCCACTGCCTTCGCCTCCCACCTCTGGTAGTGACTCAGATTCTGAGAGCCCTGAGAGGGACACTCGAGGCAGCTTCCGGGGCCACACACCTCTTGACCTCACTCGCAGTAGCAAG GTGAAGACCTTGCTGCTAAACGCTGCTCAGGACACCATGGCGCCGCCGCTGACCCCGCCCAGCCCTGCAG GGCCAGAGATACCCCTTGAAGATACAGTCCTACAGAACCTGGAGCATTTGCTTGACGGGCCAGGAGCCCAGGGCAGCTGGGCGGAGCTGGCAGAACGGCTGGGGCTGCGCAGTCTGGTGGACACGTATCGAAGGACAGCCTCGCCCAGTGGCAGCCTCCTGCGCAGTTACCAG cTGGCTGGTGGCGACTTGGCAGGCCTGCTGAATGCCCTGTCTGACAtgggcctggaggagggggtgaggCTGCTGAAGGGTCCAGAGACCCAGGAAAAGCTGCCCAGCACAG AGGTGAAGGAGGACAGTGCCTATGGGAGCCAGTCGGTGGAACAGGAAACAGAGAAGCTGGGCCCACCCCCTGAGCCGCCAGGAGGGCTCTGCCACGGGCGCCCCCAGCCTCAGGTGCACTGA
- the NFKB2 gene encoding nuclear factor NF-kappa-B p100 subunit isoform X3, with the protein MDSCYDPGLDGIIEYDDFKFNPSIVEPKEPAPETADGPYLVIVEQPKQRGFRFRYGCEGPSHGGLPGASSEKGRKTYPTVKICNYEGPAKIEVDLVTHSDPPRAHAHSLVGKQCSELGVCAVSVGPKDMTAQFNNLGVLHVTKKNMMEIMIQKLQRQRLRSRPQGLTEAERRELEQEAKELKKVMDLSIVRLRFSAFLRASDGSFSLPLKPVISQPIHDSKSPGASNLKISRMDKTAGSVRGGDEVYLLCDKVQKDDIEVRFYEDDENGWQAFGDFSPTDVHKQYAIVFRTPPYHKMKIERPVTVFLQLKRKRGGDVSDSKQFTYYPLVEDKEEVQRKRRKALPTFSQPFGGGSHMGGGSGGSAGGYGGAGGGGGSLGFFPSSLAYSPYQSGAAPMGCYPGGGGGAQMAAETPSVDAGEEAAEPSAPPGTPEREQQAPELLHRAREYNARLFGLAQRSARALLDYGVTADARSLLAGQRHLLTAQDENGDTPLHLAIIHGQTTVIEQIAHVIYHAPHLGVVNITNHLHQTPLHLAVITGQTKVVSFLLQVGADPALLDRHGDSAVHLALRAGASAPDMLCTLLRSGVPAMPQLLHVPDFEGLYPVHLAVRARSPECLDLLVENGAEVEAAERQGGRTALHLATEMEELGLVTHLVTKLRANVNARTFAGNTPLHLAAGLGSPTLTRLLLKAGADVHAENEEPLCPLPSPPTSGSDSDSESPERDTRGSFRGHTPLDLTRSSKVKTLLLNAAQDTMAPPLTPPSPAGPEIPLEDTVLQNLEHLLDGPGAQGSWAELAERLGLRSLVDTYRRTASPSGSLLRSYQLAGGDLAGLLNALSDMGLEEGVRLLKGPETQEKLPSTAEVKEDSAYGSQSVEQETEKLGPPPEPPGGLCHGRPQPQVH; encoded by the exons ATGGACAGTTGCTACGACCCA ggtctggatggcatcattgaataTGATGATTTCAAATTCAACCCGTCCATTGTGGAGCCCAAGGAGCCAGCCCCAGAGACAG ctgATGGTCCCTACCTGGTGATTGTGGAACAGCCTAAGCAG CGAGGCTTCCGATTTCGATATGGCTGTGAAGGCCCTTCCCATGGAGGACTGCCAGGTGCCTCTAGCGAGAAGGGCCGGAAGACTTATCCCACGGTCAAG ATCTGTAACTACGAGGGACCTGCCAAGATTGAGGTGGACCTGGTAACACACAGTGACCCACCTCGTGCCCATGCTCACAGTCTGGTGGGCAAACAGTGCTCGGAGCTGGGGGTCTGCGCAGTGTCTGTGGGGCCCAAGGACATGACTGCCCA ATTTAACAACCTGGGTGTCCTCCATGTGACTAAAAAGAACATGATGGAGATTATGATACAAAAACTTCAGAGGCAGCGTCTTCGCTCCAGGCCCCAGGGCCTTACGG AGGCTGAGCGTCGAGAGTTGGAGCAGGAGGCCAAGGAACTGAAGAAGGTGATGGATCTGAGCATTGTGCGACTGCGCTTTTCTGCCTTCCTTCGAGCCAGTGATGGCTCCTTCTCTCTGCCCCTGAAGCCAGTTATCTCCCAGCCCATACATGACAGCA AGTCTCCTGGAGCCTCAAACCTGAAGATTTCTCGAATGGACAAGACAGCTGGCTCTGTGCGGGGTGGAGATGAGGTTTATCTGCTCTGTGACAAGGTGCAGAAAG ATGACATCGAGGTTCGGTTCTACGAGGATGATGAGAATGGATGGCAAGCCTTTGGGGACTTCTCTCCCACAGATGTTCACAAACAG TATGCCATTGTGTTCCGGACACCTCCCTATCACAAGATGAAGATTGAGCGTCCTGTAACCGTGTTCCTGCAACTGAAACGCAAGCGTGGGGGGGATGTCTCTGACTCCAAACAGTTCACCTATTATCCTCTGGTAGAAG ACAAGGAGGAGGTGCAGCGGAAGCGGAGGAAAGCCTTGCCCACCTTCTCCCAGCCCTTTGGGGGTGGCTCCCACATGGGTGGAGGCTCTGGGGGCTCGGCTGGGGGTTatggaggagctggaggaggag GTGGCAGCCTCGgctttttcccctcctccttggcCTACAGCCCCTACCAGTCGGGCGCGGCCCCCATGGGCTGCTACccgggaggagggggtggggcccAGATGGCCGCCGAGACGCCTAGTGTGGATGCTGGGGAGGAAGCAGCAGAGCCGAGCGCGCCCCCCGGGACGCCCGAGCGCGAACAGCAAGCCCCGGAGCTGCTGCATCGAG CCCGGGAGTACAACGCACGGCTGTTCGGCCTGGCGCAGCGCAGCGCTCGAGCCTTGCTGGACTACGGCGTCACGGCGGACGCGCGCTCGCTGCTGGCGGGACAGCGCCACCTGCTGACGGCACAGGATGAGAACGGAGACAC GCCGCTGCACTTGGCCATCATCCACGGGCAGACCACCGTCATTGAGCAAATAGCTCACGTCATCTACCACGCCCCACACCTCGGCGTGGTTAATATCACCAATCATTTGCACCAG ACGCCCCTGCACCTGGCAGTGATCACAGGGCAGACGAAGGTGGTGAGCTTCCTGCTGCAGGTGGGCGCAGACCCAGCACTGCTGGATCGGCATGGAGACTCAGCAGTGCACCTGGCACTCCGGGCAGGTGCCAGCGCCCCCGACATGCTGTGCACCCTGCTGCGGAGTGGGGTTCCTGCCATGCCCCAACTGCTGCATGTGCCCGACTTCGAAG GGCTATACCCAGTCCACCTGGCAGTCCGTGCCCGAAGCCCCGAGTGCCTCGATCTGCTGGTGGAGAATGGGGCTGAAGTGGAGGCTGCAGAGCGTCAGGGGGGCCGGACAGCCCTGCATCTAGCCACAGAGATGGAGGAGCTGGGGTTGGTCACCCATCTCGTTACCAAG CTCCGGGCCAACGTGAATGCCCGAACCTTTGCGGGAAACACACCCCTACATCTGGCAGCTGGACTGGGATCCCCAACCCTCACCCGCCTCCTTCTGAAGGCTG GTGCTGACGTCCACGCAGAGAACGAGGAGCCCCTGTGCCCACTGCCTTCGCCTCCCACCTCTGGTAGTGACTCAGATTCTGAGAGCCCTGAGAGGGACACTCGAGGCAGCTTCCGGGGCCACACACCTCTTGACCTCACTCGCAGTAGCAAG GTGAAGACCTTGCTGCTAAACGCTGCTCAGGACACCATGGCGCCGCCGCTGACCCCGCCCAGCCCTGCAG GGCCAGAGATACCCCTTGAAGATACAGTCCTACAGAACCTGGAGCATTTGCTTGACGGGCCAGGAGCCCAGGGCAGCTGGGCGGAGCTGGCAGAACGGCTGGGGCTGCGCAGTCTGGTGGACACGTATCGAAGGACAGCCTCGCCCAGTGGCAGCCTCCTGCGCAGTTACCAG cTGGCTGGTGGCGACTTGGCAGGCCTGCTGAATGCCCTGTCTGACAtgggcctggaggagggggtgaggCTGCTGAAGGGTCCAGAGACCCAGGAAAAGCTGCCCAGCACAG CAGAGGTGAAGGAGGACAGTGCCTATGGGAGCCAGTCGGTGGAACAGGAAACAGAGAAGCTGGGCCCACCCCCTGAGCCGCCAGGAGGGCTCTGCCACGGGCGCCCCCAGCCTCAGGTGCACTGA
- the NFKB2 gene encoding nuclear factor NF-kappa-B p100 subunit isoform X4, whose translation MDSCYDPGLDGIIEYDDFKFNPSIVEPKEPAPETADGPYLVIVEQPKQRGFRFRYGCEGPSHGGLPGASSEKGRKTYPTVKICNYEGPAKIEVDLVTHSDPPRAHAHSLVGKQCSELGVCAVSVGPKDMTAQFNNLGVLHVTKKNMMEIMIQKLQRQRLRSRPQGLTEAERRELEQEAKELKKVMDLSIVRLRFSAFLRASDGSFSLPLKPVISQPIHDSKSPGASNLKISRMDKTAGSVRGGDEVYLLCDKVQKDDIEVRFYEDDENGWQAFGDFSPTDVHKQYAIVFRTPPYHKMKIERPVTVFLQLKRKRGGDVSDSKQFTYYPLVEDKEEVQRKRRKALPTFSQPFGGGSHMGGGSGGSAGGYGGAGGGGGSLGFFPSSLAYSPYQSGAAPMGCYPGGGGGAQMAAETPSVDAGEEAAEPSAPPGTPEREQQAPELLHRAREYNARLFGLAQRSARALLDYGVTADARSLLAGQRHLLTAQDENGDTPLHLAIIHGQTTVIEQIAHVIYHAPHLGVVNITNHLHQTPLHLAVITGQTKVVSFLLQVGADPALLDRHGDSAVHLALRAGASAPDMLCTLLRSGVPAMPQLLHVPDFEGLYPVHLAVRARSPECLDLLVENGAEVEAAERQGGRTALHLATEMEELGLVTHLVTKLRANVNARTFAGNTPLHLAAGLGSPTLTRLLLKAGADVHAENEEPLCPLPSPPTSGSDSDSESPERDTRGSFRGHTPLDLTRSSKVKTLLLNAAQDTMAPPLTPPSPAGPEIPLEDTVLQNLEHLLDGPGAQGSWAELAERLGLRSLVDTYRRTASPSGSLLRSYQLAGGDLAGLLNALSDMGLEEGVRLLKGPETQEKLPSTEVKEDSAYGSQSVEQETEKLGPPPEPPGGLCHGRPQPQVH comes from the exons ATGGACAGTTGCTACGACCCA ggtctggatggcatcattgaataTGATGATTTCAAATTCAACCCGTCCATTGTGGAGCCCAAGGAGCCAGCCCCAGAGACAG ctgATGGTCCCTACCTGGTGATTGTGGAACAGCCTAAGCAG CGAGGCTTCCGATTTCGATATGGCTGTGAAGGCCCTTCCCATGGAGGACTGCCAGGTGCCTCTAGCGAGAAGGGCCGGAAGACTTATCCCACGGTCAAG ATCTGTAACTACGAGGGACCTGCCAAGATTGAGGTGGACCTGGTAACACACAGTGACCCACCTCGTGCCCATGCTCACAGTCTGGTGGGCAAACAGTGCTCGGAGCTGGGGGTCTGCGCAGTGTCTGTGGGGCCCAAGGACATGACTGCCCA ATTTAACAACCTGGGTGTCCTCCATGTGACTAAAAAGAACATGATGGAGATTATGATACAAAAACTTCAGAGGCAGCGTCTTCGCTCCAGGCCCCAGGGCCTTACGG AGGCTGAGCGTCGAGAGTTGGAGCAGGAGGCCAAGGAACTGAAGAAGGTGATGGATCTGAGCATTGTGCGACTGCGCTTTTCTGCCTTCCTTCGAGCCAGTGATGGCTCCTTCTCTCTGCCCCTGAAGCCAGTTATCTCCCAGCCCATACATGACAGCA AGTCTCCTGGAGCCTCAAACCTGAAGATTTCTCGAATGGACAAGACAGCTGGCTCTGTGCGGGGTGGAGATGAGGTTTATCTGCTCTGTGACAAGGTGCAGAAAG ATGACATCGAGGTTCGGTTCTACGAGGATGATGAGAATGGATGGCAAGCCTTTGGGGACTTCTCTCCCACAGATGTTCACAAACAG TATGCCATTGTGTTCCGGACACCTCCCTATCACAAGATGAAGATTGAGCGTCCTGTAACCGTGTTCCTGCAACTGAAACGCAAGCGTGGGGGGGATGTCTCTGACTCCAAACAGTTCACCTATTATCCTCTGGTAGAAG ACAAGGAGGAGGTGCAGCGGAAGCGGAGGAAAGCCTTGCCCACCTTCTCCCAGCCCTTTGGGGGTGGCTCCCACATGGGTGGAGGCTCTGGGGGCTCGGCTGGGGGTTatggaggagctggaggaggag GTGGCAGCCTCGgctttttcccctcctccttggcCTACAGCCCCTACCAGTCGGGCGCGGCCCCCATGGGCTGCTACccgggaggagggggtggggcccAGATGGCCGCCGAGACGCCTAGTGTGGATGCTGGGGAGGAAGCAGCAGAGCCGAGCGCGCCCCCCGGGACGCCCGAGCGCGAACAGCAAGCCCCGGAGCTGCTGCATCGAG CCCGGGAGTACAACGCACGGCTGTTCGGCCTGGCGCAGCGCAGCGCTCGAGCCTTGCTGGACTACGGCGTCACGGCGGACGCGCGCTCGCTGCTGGCGGGACAGCGCCACCTGCTGACGGCACAGGATGAGAACGGAGACAC GCCGCTGCACTTGGCCATCATCCACGGGCAGACCACCGTCATTGAGCAAATAGCTCACGTCATCTACCACGCCCCACACCTCGGCGTGGTTAATATCACCAATCATTTGCACCAG ACGCCCCTGCACCTGGCAGTGATCACAGGGCAGACGAAGGTGGTGAGCTTCCTGCTGCAGGTGGGCGCAGACCCAGCACTGCTGGATCGGCATGGAGACTCAGCAGTGCACCTGGCACTCCGGGCAGGTGCCAGCGCCCCCGACATGCTGTGCACCCTGCTGCGGAGTGGGGTTCCTGCCATGCCCCAACTGCTGCATGTGCCCGACTTCGAAG GGCTATACCCAGTCCACCTGGCAGTCCGTGCCCGAAGCCCCGAGTGCCTCGATCTGCTGGTGGAGAATGGGGCTGAAGTGGAGGCTGCAGAGCGTCAGGGGGGCCGGACAGCCCTGCATCTAGCCACAGAGATGGAGGAGCTGGGGTTGGTCACCCATCTCGTTACCAAG CTCCGGGCCAACGTGAATGCCCGAACCTTTGCGGGAAACACACCCCTACATCTGGCAGCTGGACTGGGATCCCCAACCCTCACCCGCCTCCTTCTGAAGGCTG GTGCTGACGTCCACGCAGAGAACGAGGAGCCCCTGTGCCCACTGCCTTCGCCTCCCACCTCTGGTAGTGACTCAGATTCTGAGAGCCCTGAGAGGGACACTCGAGGCAGCTTCCGGGGCCACACACCTCTTGACCTCACTCGCAGTAGCAAG GTGAAGACCTTGCTGCTAAACGCTGCTCAGGACACCATGGCGCCGCCGCTGACCCCGCCCAGCCCTGCAG GGCCAGAGATACCCCTTGAAGATACAGTCCTACAGAACCTGGAGCATTTGCTTGACGGGCCAGGAGCCCAGGGCAGCTGGGCGGAGCTGGCAGAACGGCTGGGGCTGCGCAGTCTGGTGGACACGTATCGAAGGACAGCCTCGCCCAGTGGCAGCCTCCTGCGCAGTTACCAG cTGGCTGGTGGCGACTTGGCAGGCCTGCTGAATGCCCTGTCTGACAtgggcctggaggagggggtgaggCTGCTGAAGGGTCCAGAGACCCAGGAAAAGCTGCCCAGCACAG AGGTGAAGGAGGACAGTGCCTATGGGAGCCAGTCGGTGGAACAGGAAACAGAGAAGCTGGGCCCACCCCCTGAGCCGCCAGGAGGGCTCTGCCACGGGCGCCCCCAGCCTCAGGTGCACTGA
- the NFKB2 gene encoding nuclear factor NF-kappa-B p100 subunit isoform X1 produces MDSCYDPGLDGIIEYDDFKFNPSIVEPKEPAPETADGPYLVIVEQPKQRGFRFRYGCEGPSHGGLPGASSEKGRKTYPTVKICNYEGPAKIEVDLVTHSDPPRAHAHSLVGKQCSELGVCAVSVGPKDMTAQFNNLGVLHVTKKNMMEIMIQKLQRQRLRSRPQGLTEAERRELEQEAKELKKVMDLSIVRLRFSAFLRASDGSFSLPLKPVISQPIHDSKSPGASNLKISRMDKTAGSVRGGDEVYLLCDKVQKDSVFPVDDIEVRFYEDDENGWQAFGDFSPTDVHKQYAIVFRTPPYHKMKIERPVTVFLQLKRKRGGDVSDSKQFTYYPLVEDKEEVQRKRRKALPTFSQPFGGGSHMGGGSGGSAGGYGGAGGGGGSLGFFPSSLAYSPYQSGAAPMGCYPGGGGGAQMAAETPSVDAGEEAAEPSAPPGTPEREQQAPELLHRAREYNARLFGLAQRSARALLDYGVTADARSLLAGQRHLLTAQDENGDTPLHLAIIHGQTTVIEQIAHVIYHAPHLGVVNITNHLHQTPLHLAVITGQTKVVSFLLQVGADPALLDRHGDSAVHLALRAGASAPDMLCTLLRSGVPAMPQLLHVPDFEGLYPVHLAVRARSPECLDLLVENGAEVEAAERQGGRTALHLATEMEELGLVTHLVTKLRANVNARTFAGNTPLHLAAGLGSPTLTRLLLKAGADVHAENEEPLCPLPSPPTSGSDSDSESPERDTRGSFRGHTPLDLTRSSKVKTLLLNAAQDTMAPPLTPPSPAGPEIPLEDTVLQNLEHLLDGPGAQGSWAELAERLGLRSLVDTYRRTASPSGSLLRSYQLAGGDLAGLLNALSDMGLEEGVRLLKGPETQEKLPSTAEVKEDSAYGSQSVEQETEKLGPPPEPPGGLCHGRPQPQVH; encoded by the exons ATGGACAGTTGCTACGACCCA ggtctggatggcatcattgaataTGATGATTTCAAATTCAACCCGTCCATTGTGGAGCCCAAGGAGCCAGCCCCAGAGACAG ctgATGGTCCCTACCTGGTGATTGTGGAACAGCCTAAGCAG CGAGGCTTCCGATTTCGATATGGCTGTGAAGGCCCTTCCCATGGAGGACTGCCAGGTGCCTCTAGCGAGAAGGGCCGGAAGACTTATCCCACGGTCAAG ATCTGTAACTACGAGGGACCTGCCAAGATTGAGGTGGACCTGGTAACACACAGTGACCCACCTCGTGCCCATGCTCACAGTCTGGTGGGCAAACAGTGCTCGGAGCTGGGGGTCTGCGCAGTGTCTGTGGGGCCCAAGGACATGACTGCCCA ATTTAACAACCTGGGTGTCCTCCATGTGACTAAAAAGAACATGATGGAGATTATGATACAAAAACTTCAGAGGCAGCGTCTTCGCTCCAGGCCCCAGGGCCTTACGG AGGCTGAGCGTCGAGAGTTGGAGCAGGAGGCCAAGGAACTGAAGAAGGTGATGGATCTGAGCATTGTGCGACTGCGCTTTTCTGCCTTCCTTCGAGCCAGTGATGGCTCCTTCTCTCTGCCCCTGAAGCCAGTTATCTCCCAGCCCATACATGACAGCA AGTCTCCTGGAGCCTCAAACCTGAAGATTTCTCGAATGGACAAGACAGCTGGCTCTGTGCGGGGTGGAGATGAGGTTTATCTGCTCTGTGACAAGGTGCAGAAAG ATTCAGTTTTCCCTGTAGATGACATCGAGGTTCGGTTCTACGAGGATGATGAGAATGGATGGCAAGCCTTTGGGGACTTCTCTCCCACAGATGTTCACAAACAG TATGCCATTGTGTTCCGGACACCTCCCTATCACAAGATGAAGATTGAGCGTCCTGTAACCGTGTTCCTGCAACTGAAACGCAAGCGTGGGGGGGATGTCTCTGACTCCAAACAGTTCACCTATTATCCTCTGGTAGAAG ACAAGGAGGAGGTGCAGCGGAAGCGGAGGAAAGCCTTGCCCACCTTCTCCCAGCCCTTTGGGGGTGGCTCCCACATGGGTGGAGGCTCTGGGGGCTCGGCTGGGGGTTatggaggagctggaggaggag GTGGCAGCCTCGgctttttcccctcctccttggcCTACAGCCCCTACCAGTCGGGCGCGGCCCCCATGGGCTGCTACccgggaggagggggtggggcccAGATGGCCGCCGAGACGCCTAGTGTGGATGCTGGGGAGGAAGCAGCAGAGCCGAGCGCGCCCCCCGGGACGCCCGAGCGCGAACAGCAAGCCCCGGAGCTGCTGCATCGAG CCCGGGAGTACAACGCACGGCTGTTCGGCCTGGCGCAGCGCAGCGCTCGAGCCTTGCTGGACTACGGCGTCACGGCGGACGCGCGCTCGCTGCTGGCGGGACAGCGCCACCTGCTGACGGCACAGGATGAGAACGGAGACAC GCCGCTGCACTTGGCCATCATCCACGGGCAGACCACCGTCATTGAGCAAATAGCTCACGTCATCTACCACGCCCCACACCTCGGCGTGGTTAATATCACCAATCATTTGCACCAG ACGCCCCTGCACCTGGCAGTGATCACAGGGCAGACGAAGGTGGTGAGCTTCCTGCTGCAGGTGGGCGCAGACCCAGCACTGCTGGATCGGCATGGAGACTCAGCAGTGCACCTGGCACTCCGGGCAGGTGCCAGCGCCCCCGACATGCTGTGCACCCTGCTGCGGAGTGGGGTTCCTGCCATGCCCCAACTGCTGCATGTGCCCGACTTCGAAG GGCTATACCCAGTCCACCTGGCAGTCCGTGCCCGAAGCCCCGAGTGCCTCGATCTGCTGGTGGAGAATGGGGCTGAAGTGGAGGCTGCAGAGCGTCAGGGGGGCCGGACAGCCCTGCATCTAGCCACAGAGATGGAGGAGCTGGGGTTGGTCACCCATCTCGTTACCAAG CTCCGGGCCAACGTGAATGCCCGAACCTTTGCGGGAAACACACCCCTACATCTGGCAGCTGGACTGGGATCCCCAACCCTCACCCGCCTCCTTCTGAAGGCTG GTGCTGACGTCCACGCAGAGAACGAGGAGCCCCTGTGCCCACTGCCTTCGCCTCCCACCTCTGGTAGTGACTCAGATTCTGAGAGCCCTGAGAGGGACACTCGAGGCAGCTTCCGGGGCCACACACCTCTTGACCTCACTCGCAGTAGCAAG GTGAAGACCTTGCTGCTAAACGCTGCTCAGGACACCATGGCGCCGCCGCTGACCCCGCCCAGCCCTGCAG GGCCAGAGATACCCCTTGAAGATACAGTCCTACAGAACCTGGAGCATTTGCTTGACGGGCCAGGAGCCCAGGGCAGCTGGGCGGAGCTGGCAGAACGGCTGGGGCTGCGCAGTCTGGTGGACACGTATCGAAGGACAGCCTCGCCCAGTGGCAGCCTCCTGCGCAGTTACCAG cTGGCTGGTGGCGACTTGGCAGGCCTGCTGAATGCCCTGTCTGACAtgggcctggaggagggggtgaggCTGCTGAAGGGTCCAGAGACCCAGGAAAAGCTGCCCAGCACAG CAGAGGTGAAGGAGGACAGTGCCTATGGGAGCCAGTCGGTGGAACAGGAAACAGAGAAGCTGGGCCCACCCCCTGAGCCGCCAGGAGGGCTCTGCCACGGGCGCCCCCAGCCTCAGGTGCACTGA